Proteins encoded by one window of Arabidopsis thaliana chromosome 2, partial sequence:
- the PLPB gene encoding PAS/LOV protein B (PAS/LOV protein B (PLPB); FUNCTIONS IN: two-component sensor activity, signal transducer activity; INVOLVED IN: signal transduction, regulation of transcription, DNA-dependent, two-component signal transduction system (phosphorelay); LOCATED IN: cellular_component unknown; EXPRESSED IN: 24 plant structures; EXPRESSED DURING: 14 growth stages; CONTAINS InterPro DOMAIN/s: PAC motif (InterPro:IPR001610), PAS fold (InterPro:IPR013767), PAS (InterPro:IPR000014), PAS-associated, C-terminal (InterPro:IPR000700); BEST Arabidopsis thaliana protein match is: phototropin 2 (TAIR:AT5G58140.4); Has 7028 Blast hits to 3884 proteins in 881 species: Archae - 167; Bacteria - 4096; Metazoa - 907; Fungi - 432; Plants - 1066; Viruses - 0; Other Eukaryotes - 360 (source: NCBI BLink).), which translates to MSLTKSSESVFTEEEEEDSFSGRYTLWIKEALEELPHNFTITDPFISGHPIVFASLGFLKMTGYSREEVIGRNGKVFQGPKTNRRSIMEIREAIREERSVQVSLLNYRKSGSPFWMLFHMCPVFGKDDGKVTNFVAVQVPISGREHHRKKLRNVGDLSSDTSPTFGSCRREVCFGNFVCQDRALPVECDDDEQGLEDWEQCEASESEKLKATEAINNVLSILVHYSELSGRLVCGKRYCLRGVDCLSSSLVISLGRIKQSFVLTNPCLPDMPIIYASDAFLTLTGYKRQEVLGQNCRFLSGVDTDSSVLYEMKECILKGQSCTVQILNYSNRKDKSSFWNLLHISPVRNASGKTAYFVGVQVEASCRNTEIKELRPETRQLSVVGAVRVAVRSSLMVTC; encoded by the exons ATGTCCTTAACGAAATCTTCAGAATCAGTTTtcactgaagaagaagaagaagattcctttAGCGGTCGATACACGTTATGGATCAAAGAAGCATTAGAGGAGCTTCCACACAATTTCACAATCACCGACCCGTTTATTTCGGGTCACCCGATTGTTTTCGCGAGCTTAGGGTTTTTGAAAATGACTGGCTATTCACGAGAAGAAGTGATCGGAAGAAACGGTAAAGTTTTTCAAGGACCTAAGACTAATCGAAGATCGATCATGGAGATTCGTGAAGCGATTCGTGAAGAGAGATCAGTGCAAGTGAGCTTGTTGAATTATCGTAAATCTGGGTCTCCGTTTTGGATGTTGTTTCATATGTGTCCTGTTTTTGGGAAAGATGATGGTAAAGTCACCAATTTTGTGGCGGTTCAGGTCCCGATTTCGGGACGAGAACATCATCGGAAGAAGTTGAGAAATGTCGGAGATTTGTCGTCGGATACTTCTCCGACATTTGGTTCTTGTCGAAGAGAggtttgttttggtaatttcGTGTGTCAGGATCGAGCTTTACCAGTggaatgtgatgatgatgaacaag GATTAGAGGATTGGGAACAGTGTGAAGCGAGTGAGTCCGAGAAGCTGAAAGCTACGGAAGCTATTAACAATGTGTTATCTATCTTAGTGCATTACAGCGAGTTGAGTGGTAGATTAGTCTGCGGAAAGCGGTACTGCTTGCGAGGAGTAGATTGTCTAAGCTCGTCGTTAGTTATTTCTCTCGGTAGAATCAAACAAAGTTTCGTATT AACCAATCCATGCTTACCAGACATGCCTATCATTTATGCGAGTGATGCCTTTTTGACACTGACCG GTTACAAGAGACAGGAAGTGTTGGGACAAAACTGTAGATTTCTGAGTGGGGTTGATACTGATTCCTCAGTACTATACGAG ATGAAGGAATGCATCTTAAAGGGACAATCATGCACAGTGCAAATACTAAATTACAG TAACAGAAAAGATAAGAGCTCATTTTGGAATCTTCTTCACATCTCACCAGTTCGTAATGCTTCAGGCAAG ACAGCATATTTTGTGGGTGTTCAAGTAGAAGCAAGTTGTAGAAATACTGAAATTAAAGAGCTGAGACCAGAGACGAGACAACTGAGTGTTGTCGGTGCGGTTAGAGTTGCGGTTAGAAGCTCATTGATGGTGACATGCTAA
- the PLPB gene encoding PAS/LOV protein B (PAS/LOV PROTEIN A (PLPA); FUNCTIONS IN: two-component sensor activity, signal transducer activity; INVOLVED IN: signal transduction, regulation of transcription, DNA-dependent, two-component signal transduction system (phosphorelay); LOCATED IN: cellular_component unknown; EXPRESSED IN: 24 plant structures; EXPRESSED DURING: 14 growth stages; CONTAINS InterPro DOMAIN/s: PAC motif (InterPro:IPR001610), PAS fold (InterPro:IPR013767), PAS (InterPro:IPR000014), PAS-associated, C-terminal (InterPro:IPR000700); BEST Arabidopsis thaliana protein match is: phototropin 2 (TAIR:AT5G58140.4); Has 7907 Blast hits to 4438 proteins in 966 species: Archae - 193; Bacteria - 4889; Metazoa - 921; Fungi - 440; Plants - 1071; Viruses - 0; Other Eukaryotes - 393 (source: NCBI BLink).) → MSLTKSSESVFTEEEEEDSFSGRYTLWIKEALEELPHNFTITDPFISGHPIVFASLGFLKMTGYSREEVIGRNGKVFQGPKTNRRSIMEIREAIREERSVQVSLLNYRKSGSPFWMLFHMCPVFGKDDGKVTNFVAVQVPISGREHHRKKLRNVGDLSSDTSPTFGSCRREVCFGNFVCQDRALPVECDDDEQGLEDWEQCEASESEKLKATEAINNVLSILVHYSELSGRLVCGKRYCLRGVDCLSSSLVISLGRIKQSFVLTNPCLPDMPIIYASDAFLTLTGYKRQEVLGQNCRFLSGVDTDSSVLYEMKECILKGQSCTVQILNYRKDKSSFWNLLHISPVRNASGKTAYFVGVQVEASCRNTEIKELRPETRQLSVVGAVRVAVRSSLMVTC, encoded by the exons ATGTCCTTAACGAAATCTTCAGAATCAGTTTtcactgaagaagaagaagaagattcctttAGCGGTCGATACACGTTATGGATCAAAGAAGCATTAGAGGAGCTTCCACACAATTTCACAATCACCGACCCGTTTATTTCGGGTCACCCGATTGTTTTCGCGAGCTTAGGGTTTTTGAAAATGACTGGCTATTCACGAGAAGAAGTGATCGGAAGAAACGGTAAAGTTTTTCAAGGACCTAAGACTAATCGAAGATCGATCATGGAGATTCGTGAAGCGATTCGTGAAGAGAGATCAGTGCAAGTGAGCTTGTTGAATTATCGTAAATCTGGGTCTCCGTTTTGGATGTTGTTTCATATGTGTCCTGTTTTTGGGAAAGATGATGGTAAAGTCACCAATTTTGTGGCGGTTCAGGTCCCGATTTCGGGACGAGAACATCATCGGAAGAAGTTGAGAAATGTCGGAGATTTGTCGTCGGATACTTCTCCGACATTTGGTTCTTGTCGAAGAGAggtttgttttggtaatttcGTGTGTCAGGATCGAGCTTTACCAGTggaatgtgatgatgatgaacaag GATTAGAGGATTGGGAACAGTGTGAAGCGAGTGAGTCCGAGAAGCTGAAAGCTACGGAAGCTATTAACAATGTGTTATCTATCTTAGTGCATTACAGCGAGTTGAGTGGTAGATTAGTCTGCGGAAAGCGGTACTGCTTGCGAGGAGTAGATTGTCTAAGCTCGTCGTTAGTTATTTCTCTCGGTAGAATCAAACAAAGTTTCGTATT AACCAATCCATGCTTACCAGACATGCCTATCATTTATGCGAGTGATGCCTTTTTGACACTGACCG GTTACAAGAGACAGGAAGTGTTGGGACAAAACTGTAGATTTCTGAGTGGGGTTGATACTGATTCCTCAGTACTATACGAG ATGAAGGAATGCATCTTAAAGGGACAATCATGCACAGTGCAAATACTAAATTACAG AAAAGATAAGAGCTCATTTTGGAATCTTCTTCACATCTCACCAGTTCGTAATGCTTCAGGCAAG ACAGCATATTTTGTGGGTGTTCAAGTAGAAGCAAGTTGTAGAAATACTGAAATTAAAGAGCTGAGACCAGAGACGAGACAACTGAGTGTTGTCGGTGCGGTTAGAGTTGCGGTTAGAAGCTCATTGATGGTGACATGCTAA
- the PLPB gene encoding PAS/LOV protein B (PAS/LOV PROTEIN C (PLPC); FUNCTIONS IN: two-component sensor activity, signal transducer activity; INVOLVED IN: signal transduction, regulation of transcription, DNA-dependent, two-component signal transduction system (phosphorelay); LOCATED IN: cellular_component unknown; EXPRESSED IN: 24 plant structures; EXPRESSED DURING: 14 growth stages; CONTAINS InterPro DOMAIN/s: PAC motif (InterPro:IPR001610), PAS fold (InterPro:IPR013767), PAS (InterPro:IPR000014), PAS-associated, C-terminal (InterPro:IPR000700); BEST Arabidopsis thaliana protein match is: phototropin 2 (TAIR:AT5G58140.4); Has 35333 Blast hits to 34131 proteins in 2444 species: Archae - 798; Bacteria - 22429; Metazoa - 974; Fungi - 991; Plants - 531; Viruses - 0; Other Eukaryotes - 9610 (source: NCBI BLink).), which yields MSLTKSSESVFTEEEEEDSFSGRYTLWIKEALEELPHNFTITDPFISGHPIVFASLGFLKMTGYSREEVIGRNGKVFQGPKTNRRSIMEIREAIREERSVQVSLLNYRKSGSPFWMLFHMCPVFGKDDGKVTNFVAVQVPISGREHHRKKLRNVGDLSSDTSPTFGSCRREVCFGNFVCQDRALPVECDDDEQGLEDWEQCEASESEKLKATEAINNVLSILVHYSELSGRLVCGKRYCLRGVDCLSSSLVISLGRIKQSFVLTNPCLPDMPIIYASDAFLTLTGYKRQEVLGQNCRFLSGVDTDSSVLYEMKECILKGQSCTVQILNYSNRKDKSSFWNLLHISPVRNASGKVHIPS from the exons ATGTCCTTAACGAAATCTTCAGAATCAGTTTtcactgaagaagaagaagaagattcctttAGCGGTCGATACACGTTATGGATCAAAGAAGCATTAGAGGAGCTTCCACACAATTTCACAATCACCGACCCGTTTATTTCGGGTCACCCGATTGTTTTCGCGAGCTTAGGGTTTTTGAAAATGACTGGCTATTCACGAGAAGAAGTGATCGGAAGAAACGGTAAAGTTTTTCAAGGACCTAAGACTAATCGAAGATCGATCATGGAGATTCGTGAAGCGATTCGTGAAGAGAGATCAGTGCAAGTGAGCTTGTTGAATTATCGTAAATCTGGGTCTCCGTTTTGGATGTTGTTTCATATGTGTCCTGTTTTTGGGAAAGATGATGGTAAAGTCACCAATTTTGTGGCGGTTCAGGTCCCGATTTCGGGACGAGAACATCATCGGAAGAAGTTGAGAAATGTCGGAGATTTGTCGTCGGATACTTCTCCGACATTTGGTTCTTGTCGAAGAGAggtttgttttggtaatttcGTGTGTCAGGATCGAGCTTTACCAGTggaatgtgatgatgatgaacaag GATTAGAGGATTGGGAACAGTGTGAAGCGAGTGAGTCCGAGAAGCTGAAAGCTACGGAAGCTATTAACAATGTGTTATCTATCTTAGTGCATTACAGCGAGTTGAGTGGTAGATTAGTCTGCGGAAAGCGGTACTGCTTGCGAGGAGTAGATTGTCTAAGCTCGTCGTTAGTTATTTCTCTCGGTAGAATCAAACAAAGTTTCGTATT AACCAATCCATGCTTACCAGACATGCCTATCATTTATGCGAGTGATGCCTTTTTGACACTGACCG GTTACAAGAGACAGGAAGTGTTGGGACAAAACTGTAGATTTCTGAGTGGGGTTGATACTGATTCCTCAGTACTATACGAG ATGAAGGAATGCATCTTAAAGGGACAATCATGCACAGTGCAAATACTAAATTACAG TAACAGAAAAGATAAGAGCTCATTTTGGAATCTTCTTCACATCTCACCAGTTCGTAATGCTTCAGGCAAGGTACATATCCCTTCATGA
- the PLPB gene encoding PAS/LOV protein B — protein MSLTKSSESVFTEEEEEDSFSGRYTLWIKEALEELPHNFTITDPFISGHPIVFASLGFLKMTGYSREEVIGRNGKVFQGPKTNRRSIMEIREAIREERSVQVSLLNYRKSGSPFWMLFHMCPVFGKDDGKVTNFVAVQVPISGREHHRKKLRNVGDLSSDTSPTFGSCRREVCFGNFVCQDRALPVECDDDEQGLEDWEQCEASESEKLKATEAINNVLSILVHYSELSGRLVCGKRYCLRGVDCLSSSLVISLGRIKQSFVLTNPCLPDMPIIYASDAFLTLTGYKRQEVLGQNCRFLSGVDTDSSVLYEVEIAF, from the exons ATGTCCTTAACGAAATCTTCAGAATCAGTTTtcactgaagaagaagaagaagattcctttAGCGGTCGATACACGTTATGGATCAAAGAAGCATTAGAGGAGCTTCCACACAATTTCACAATCACCGACCCGTTTATTTCGGGTCACCCGATTGTTTTCGCGAGCTTAGGGTTTTTGAAAATGACTGGCTATTCACGAGAAGAAGTGATCGGAAGAAACGGTAAAGTTTTTCAAGGACCTAAGACTAATCGAAGATCGATCATGGAGATTCGTGAAGCGATTCGTGAAGAGAGATCAGTGCAAGTGAGCTTGTTGAATTATCGTAAATCTGGGTCTCCGTTTTGGATGTTGTTTCATATGTGTCCTGTTTTTGGGAAAGATGATGGTAAAGTCACCAATTTTGTGGCGGTTCAGGTCCCGATTTCGGGACGAGAACATCATCGGAAGAAGTTGAGAAATGTCGGAGATTTGTCGTCGGATACTTCTCCGACATTTGGTTCTTGTCGAAGAGAggtttgttttggtaatttcGTGTGTCAGGATCGAGCTTTACCAGTggaatgtgatgatgatgaacaag GATTAGAGGATTGGGAACAGTGTGAAGCGAGTGAGTCCGAGAAGCTGAAAGCTACGGAAGCTATTAACAATGTGTTATCTATCTTAGTGCATTACAGCGAGTTGAGTGGTAGATTAGTCTGCGGAAAGCGGTACTGCTTGCGAGGAGTAGATTGTCTAAGCTCGTCGTTAGTTATTTCTCTCGGTAGAATCAAACAAAGTTTCGTATT AACCAATCCATGCTTACCAGACATGCCTATCATTTATGCGAGTGATGCCTTTTTGACACTGACCG GTTACAAGAGACAGGAAGTGTTGGGACAAAACTGTAGATTTCTGAGTGGGGTTGATACTGATTCCTCAGTACTATACGAGGTAGAGATTGCGTTTTAA
- a CDS encoding Pectate lyase family protein (Pectate lyase family protein; FUNCTIONS IN: lyase activity, pectate lyase activity; INVOLVED IN: biological_process unknown; LOCATED IN: endomembrane system; EXPRESSED IN: 9 plant structures; EXPRESSED DURING: L mature pollen stage, M germinated pollen stage, 4 anthesis, C globular stage, petal differentiation and expansion stage; CONTAINS InterPro DOMAIN/s: Pectin lyase fold/virulence factor (InterPro:IPR011050), Pectate lyase, N-terminal (InterPro:IPR007524), AmbAllergen (InterPro:IPR018082), Pectate lyase/Amb allergen (InterPro:IPR002022), Pectin lyase fold (InterPro:IPR012334); BEST Arabidopsis thaliana protein match is: Pectate lyase family protein (TAIR:AT1G14420.1); Has 1746 Blast hits to 1737 proteins in 278 species: Archae - 0; Bacteria - 753; Metazoa - 0; Fungi - 264; Plants - 699; Viruses - 0; Other Eukaryotes - 30 (source: NCBI BLink).): MVNLGSYVFVFVALSLTVVVPSVQAHIAEYDEYWTQRQTNALRETLESYDPNPENVTDHFNYHAALAMETTGIVNETRRDLRQVGRGKKTTRRGGRFESLNAIDKCWRGDKNWDKNRKKLADCVLGFGRKTTGGKNGPIYVVTDPSDNDLLKPKPGTIRHAVTRDRPLWIIFARSMIIKLQQELIITNDKTIDGRGAKIYITGGAGLTLQFVRNVIIHNIHIKQIKRGAGGLIIDSEQHFGLRTVSDGDGINIFGATNVWIDHVSMTDCSDGMIDAIMGSTAITISNSHFTDHDEVMLFGGTNKDVIDKKMQITVAFNHFGKRLKQRMPRVRFGLVHVVNNDYTHWEMYAIGGNMNPTIISQGNRFIAPPIEDSKQVTKREYTPYPEWKSWNWQSEKDYFLNGAYFVQSGKANAWSATPKNPIPRKFAIRPQPGTKVRRLTKDAGTLGCKPGKSC, encoded by the exons ATGGTGAATCTTGGGAGCTACGTTTTCGTCTTTGTCGCGTTGTCTCTCACCGTGGTGGTTCCATCGGTTCAAGCCCACATCGCCGAATATGATGAATACTGGACGCAGCGTCAAACCAACGCATTGCGAGAAACTTTGGAATCTTATGACCCGAACCCAGAGAACGTCACGGACCACTTTAACTACCATGCCGCCTT aGCTATGGAGACGACAGGGATAGTAAACGAAACAAGGAGGGATCTCCGTCAGGTCGGACGCGGTAAGAAAACAACTAGACGTGGAGGAAGGTTTGAATCCCTAAACGCGATCGATAAATGCTGGCGAGGCGACAAAAACTGGGACAAAAACAGGAAAAAACTAGCAGATTGTGTCCTCGGATTTGGCCGGAAAACAACCGGAGGCAAAAACGGACCGATCTATGTAGTCACTGACCCATCCGACAACGATctactaaaaccaaaaccaggGACTATAAGGCACGCCGTGACAAGGGACCGACCACTCTGGATCATCTTTGCGAGAAGCATGATCATAAAACTGCAACAAGAACTGATCATAACGAATGATAAAACAATCGACGGTCGGGGAGCGAAAATTTATATCACTGGGGGTGCAGGTTTAACGTTGCAGTTCGTCAGGAATGTGATAATACATAATATTCATATCAAACAGATTAAAAGGGGAGCTGGTGGGTTGATTATAGACTCCGAGCAACATTTTGGGCTTCGGACAGTGAGTGATGGCGATGggattaatatttttggagCAACGAATGTTTGGATCGATCATGTCTCAATGACGGATTGTTCTGATGGGATGATTGATGCGATCATGGGATCGACTGCAATTACTATCTCCAATTCCCATTTTACCGACCACGACGAG GTGATGCTATTTGGGGGTACAAACAAGGATGTGATCGACAAGAAAATGCAGATAACAGTTGCGTTTAACCATTTTGGTAAGAGATTGAAGCAAAGAATGCCTAGAGTCAGATTTGGTTTGGTCCATGTTGTGAACAATGACTACACTCACTGGGAAATGTATGCAATTGGTGGAAACATGAACCCTACCATTATAAGTCAAGGCAATCGTTTCATTGCTCCTCCTATTGAAGATTCCAAGCAG GTTACAAAGAGAGAGTACACACCTTATCCTGAATGGAAATCATGGAACTGGCAATCAGAGAAAGATTATTTCTTGAATGGAGCTTACTTTGTGCAATCAGGAAAGGCGAACGCGTGGAGCGCAACCCCAAAAAATCCAATCCCTAGAAAGTTTGCAATCCGGCCACAGCCAGGAACAAAGGTCAGAAGACTTACCAAGGATGCTGGTACGCTTGGCTGCAAACCTGGCAAGTCCTGCTGA
- a CDS encoding GRIP/coiled-coil protein, putative (DUF1664) (Protein of unknown function (DUF1664); FUNCTIONS IN: molecular_function unknown; INVOLVED IN: biological_process unknown; LOCATED IN: endomembrane system; EXPRESSED IN: 19 plant structures; EXPRESSED DURING: 9 growth stages; CONTAINS InterPro DOMAIN/s: Protein of unknown function DUF1664 (InterPro:IPR012458); BEST Arabidopsis thaliana protein match is: Protein of unknown function (DUF1664) (TAIR:AT1G27000.1); Has 150 Blast hits to 150 proteins in 18 species: Archae - 0; Bacteria - 0; Metazoa - 0; Fungi - 0; Plants - 150; Viruses - 0; Other Eukaryotes - 0 (source: NCBI BLink).), whose protein sequence is MAMQSGIGLSKILILAGAGYTSTILVKNGKMADILGELQALVKRFEKSGDHVDDDSDAMTTQMQRLAMEVRQLASSRQITVMNGAQGADFTPFIVPAATLGALGYGYMWFKGISFSDIMCVTKRNMENAVSNLTKHLDTVSEAILNAKKHLSQRLQKVDDKLDLQKDLLKGVQDNVGLALEDLANIGDDFDAMHSIFGGMGGKLDSIEYKQNIANMGLIYLCDSLGGENHKMPDILMQEKLRLSGKSNTCIVLTTEETSSSEGLKESDKIQLLDDC, encoded by the exons ATGGCTATGCAATCTGGTATTGGGTTATCGAAGATTTTGATTCTAGCTGGAGCAG GTTATACTAGTACGATTCTGGTTAAGAATGGGAAGATGGCAGATATTTTGGGTGAGCTTCAG GCTTTGGTTAAGCGATTTGAGAAATCTGGAGATCATGTAGATGATGATTCTGATGCCATGACTACTCAG ATGCAACGATTAGCAATGGAGGTTCGGCAATTGGCTTCGTCGCGGCAGATAACTGTTATGAATGGAGCTCAGGGAG CTGATTTTACACCGTTTATTGTCCCGGCAGCGACATTGGGAGCATTAGGCTATGGCTATATGTGGTTCAAG GGAATTTCATTCTCTGATATCATGTGTGTAACGAAGCGGAACATGGAAAATGCAGTGTCGAACTTGACCAAGCATTTGGATACCGTTTCAGAAGCTATTTTG aATGCTAAGAAGCACCTGAGCCAGCGGCTTCAGAAGGTGGACGATAAGCTAGACTTGCAGAAAGATCTCTTAAAGGGAGTCCAGGATAAT GTGGGTTTGGCTCTTGAGGATCTTGCTAACATTGGAGATGATTTTGACGCAATGCATAGCATCTTTGGTGGTATG GGTGGGAAATTAGATAGCATTGAGTACAAGCAG AATATTGCGAACATGGGTTTGATATATCTGTGCGACTCTTTGGGTGGAGAAAATCACAAGATGCCGGATATATTGATGCAG GAGAAGCTTCGGCTTTCAGGGAAGTCAAACACATGTATAGTACTTACAACCGAAGAAACTTCAAGCTCAGAG GGTTTAAAAGAAAGCGATAAGATACAGCTACTAGATGACTGCTAA
- the WHY3 gene encoding ssDNA-binding transcriptional regulator (WHIRLY 3 (WHY3); FUNCTIONS IN: DNA binding; INVOLVED IN: defense response; LOCATED IN: plastid chromosome, chloroplast, nucleoid; EXPRESSED IN: 20 plant structures; EXPRESSED DURING: 13 growth stages; CONTAINS InterPro DOMAIN/s: ssDNA-binding transcriptional regulator (InterPro:IPR009044), Plant transcription factor (InterPro:IPR013742); BEST Arabidopsis thaliana protein match is: ssDNA-binding transcriptional regulator (TAIR:AT1G14410.1); Has 35333 Blast hits to 34131 proteins in 2444 species: Archae - 798; Bacteria - 22429; Metazoa - 974; Fungi - 991; Plants - 531; Viruses - 0; Other Eukaryotes - 9610 (source: NCBI BLink).): protein MSQLLSSPPMAVFSKTFINHKFSDARFLSSHSILTSGGFAGKIIPLKPTARLKLTVKSRQSDYFEKQRFGDSSSSQNAEVSSPRFYVGHSIYKGKAALTIEPRAPEFVALESGAFKLTKEGFLLLQFAPAAGVRQYDWSRKQVFSLSVTEIGNLVSLGPRESCEFFHDPFKGKGSDEGKVRKVLKVEPLPDGSGRFFNLSVQNKLLNVDESVYIPITKAEFAVLISAFNFVLPHLIGWSAFANSIKPEDSNRLNNASPKYGGDYEWSR from the exons atgtcGCAGCTGTTATCTTCTCCTCCAATGGCGGTTTTCTCCAAAACCTTCATAAACCATAAGTTTTCAGATGctcgttttctctcttctcactCAATTCTCACCTCCGGTGGATTCGCCGGAAAAATTATTCCTTTAAAACCGACGGCGAGGTTGAAATTAACGGTGAAGTCTCGACAAAGTGATTACTTTGAGAAACAGAGGTTTGGTGACTCGTCTTCTTCGCAAAACG cTGAAGTATCTTCTCCTAGATTTTACGTGGGTCATTCGATTTACAAAGGGAAAGCTGCTCTTACGATAGAACCACGAGCACCAGAGTTTGTGGCTTTGGAA TCTGGTGCGTTCAAGCTGACAAAGGAAGGTTTTTTGTTGCTCCAATTTGCTCCTGCAGCTGGTGTTCGTCAATATGATTGGAGTAGGAAGCAG GTCTTCTCGTTGTCGGTTACAGAAATCGGTAATCTAGTTAGCCTTGGGCCGAGGGAATCATGTGAATTCTTCCATGATCCATTCAAGGGAAAAGG TAGTGATGAAGGTAAAGTGAGGAAAGTGTTGAAAGTTGAGCCGCTCCCAGATGGTTCTGGCCGCTTCTTTAACCTGA GTGTTCAAAACAAGCTCTTGAATGTAGATGAGAGTGTATACATACCAATCACTAAAGCAGAGTTTGCTGTTCTTATCTCTGCTTTCAAC TTCGTCTTGCCGCACCTTATAGGCTGGAGTGCATTTGCTAACTCCATCAAACCAGAAGACTCTAACCGCCTTAACAATGCTTCGCCTAAGTATGGAGGAGACTACGAATGGAGTAGATGA